One window of the Eschrichtius robustus isolate mEscRob2 chromosome X, mEscRob2.pri, whole genome shotgun sequence genome contains the following:
- the CLCN4 gene encoding H(+)/Cl(-) exchange transporter 4 — translation MVNAGTMSGSGNLMDFLDEPFPDVGTYEDFHTIDWLREKSRDTDRHRKITSKSKESIWEFIKSLLDAWSGWAVMLLIGLLAGTLAGVIDLAVDWMTDLKEGICLSAFWYSHEQCCWTSNETTFEDRDKCPLWQKWSELLVKQSEGASAYILNYLMYILWALLFAFLAVSLVRVFAPYACGSGIPEIKTILSGFIIRGYLGKWTLLIKTVTLVLVVSSGLSLGKEGPLVHVACCCGNFFSSLFSKYSKNEGKRREVLSAAAAAGVSVAFGAPIGGVLFSLEEVSYYFPLKTLWRSFFAALVAAFTLRSINPFGNSRLVLFYVEYHTPWYMAELFPFILLGVFGGLWGTLFIRCNIAWCRRRKTTKLGKYPVLEVIAVTAITAVIAYPNPYTRRSTSELISELFNDCGALESSQLCDYINDPNMTRPVDDIPDRPAGVGVYTAMWQLALALIFKIVITIFTFGMKIPSGLFIPSMAVGAMAGRMVGIGVEQLAYHHHDWIIFRNWCRPGADCVTPGLYAMVGAAACLGGVTRMTVSLVVIMFELTGGLEYIVPLMAAAVTSKWVADAFGKEGIYEAHIHLNGYPFLDVKDEFTHRTLATDVMRPRRGEPPLSVLTQDSMTVEDVETLIKETDYNGFPVVVSRDSERLIGFAQRRELILAIKNARQRQEGIVSDSVMYFTEEPPELPANSPQPLKLRRVLNLSPFTVTDHTPMETVVDIFRKLGLRQCLVTRSGRLLGIITKKDVLRHMAQMANQDPESIMFN, via the exons ATAACGAGCAAGAGCAAGGAGTCCATATGGGAGTTCATCAAGAGCTTGCTGGACGCCTGGTCGGGATGGGCGGTAATGCTGCTCATCGGCCTGCTGGCGG GCACCCTGGCCGGGGTCATCGATCTTGCCGTCGACTGGATGACAGACCTGAAGGAGGGCATCTGCCTGTCGGCCTTCTGGTACAGCCACGAGCAGTGCTGCTGGACTTCCAATGAGACCACGTTTGAGGACAGGGACAAGTGTCCCCTGTGGCAGAAGTGGTCGGAGCTGCTGGTGAAACAGTCGGAG GGTGCCAGCGCTTACATTCTGAATTACCTAATGTACATCCTGTGGGCGTTGCTGTTTGCGTTTTTGGCCGTCTCCCTGGTACGAGTATTTGCGCCATACGCCTGTGGCTCTGGTATACCCGAG ATAAAGACCATCCTGAGCGGCTTCATCATCAGGGGCTACTTGGGCAAGTGGACCCTGCTGATCAAGACTGTCACCCTGGTGCTGGTGGTGTCCTCGGGCCTGAGCCTTGGCAAGGAAGGGCCGCTGGTGCACGTGGCATGCTGCTGTGGCAACTTCTTCAGCAGCCTCTTCTCCAAGTACAGCAAGAACGAGGGCAAGAGGCGCGAG GTGCTGTCAGCTGCGGCCGCTGCCGGGGTCTCTGTCGCCTTTGGTGCTCCGATCGGGGGTGTGCTTTTCAGTCTGGAAGAG GTCAGCTACTACTTTCCCTTAAAGACCTTGTGGCGGTCCTTCTTTGCGGCTCTGGTGGCAGCCTTCACGCTGCGATCCATCAATCCCTTTGGGAACAGCCGCCTCGTCCTCTTCTACGTGGAGTATCACACGCCCTGGTACATGGCCGagctcttccccttcatcctgctTGGGGTCTTCGGGGGCCTGTGGGGAACCCTCTTCATCCGCTGCAACATCGCCTGGTGCAGGAGGCGCAAAACCACCAAGCTGGGGAAGTACCCGGTGCTGGAGGTCATTGCGGTGACCGCCATCACTGCCGTCATCGCCTACCCCAACCCCTACACGCGCCGCAGCACGAGCGAGCTCATATCCGAGCTCTTCAATGACTGCGGGGCCCTCGAGTCCTCCCAGCTCTGTGACTACATCAATGACCCCAACATGACGCGGCCCGTGGACGACATCCCCGACCGGCCGGCCGGGGTCGGCGTTTACACGGCCATGTGGCAGCTGGCCCTGGCGCTGATCTTCAAAATCGTCATTACCATATTTACCTTTGGCATGAAG ATCCCGTCCGGTCTCTTCATCCCCAGCATGGCTGTGGGGGCCATGGCAGGCAGGATGGTGGGAATTGGCGTGGAGCAACTGGCTTACCATCACCACGACTGGATCATCTTCAGGAATTGGTGCAGGCCCGGAGCAGACTGCGTCACCCCAGGGCTCTACGCCATGGTGGGAGCCGCCGCCTGCCTAG GTGGAGTTACCAGGATGACGGTGTCGTTGGTGGTCATCATGTTTGAATTGACGGGTGGTCTCGAGTACATCGTGCCCCTGATGGCGGCGGCCGTGACCAGCAAGTGGGTGGCTGATGCCTTTGGGAAGGAAGGCATCTACGAGGCCCACATCCACTTAAATGGGTACCCGTTCCTGGACGTGAAGGACGAGTTCACCCACCGCACGCTGGCCACCGACGTCATGCGGCCACGGCGGGGGGAGCCGCCGCTGTCCGTGCTCACCCAGGACAGCATGACCGTTGAGGACGTGGAGACGCTCATCAAGGAGACCGACTACAATGGCTTCCCCGTGGTCGTCTCCAGGGACTCGGAGCGCCTCATCGGGTTCGCCCAGAGGAGGGAGCTGATTCTCGCCATAA AGAACGCCAGACAGAGGCAGGAGGGCATCGTGAGCGACTCGGTCATGTACTTCACCGAGGAGCCCCCTGAGCTGCCAGCCAACAGCCCGCAGCCCCTGAAGCTGCGGCGCGTCCTGAACCTCAGCCCTTTCACCGTCACGGACCACACCCCCATGGAGACGGTGGTGGACATTTTCCGGAAGCTGGGGCTCCGCCAGTGCCTGGTGACGCGGAGCGG GAGACTTCTTGGTATCATCACGAAAAAGGATGTTCTGAGACATATGGCCCAGATGGCAAACCAGGACCCTGAATCCATCATGTTTAATTAG